A stretch of DNA from candidate division KSB1 bacterium:
ACGGCCAAGACCATAAATACAGCAACGGCAATGCTGGTTATTTTCTTAAAAGAGCCCAAGCTCCACAAATCGTCATCATTAAAGGCGCACGCCGTCAACAACACCAGGGGAGGTAATGCTTCGGTAAAATATTGGCTGTAATATCCCCGATGGGCGCTTTGGAAAAGATAGAGCGCGGTAACGACTCCCATCCAAATACCGCTAAACAACCGCACATTGATTGGAGAGCGGCAAAAAGGAGGGCGTATTAAAATTCCTATCGCCGGTAATAAAATTAATGCCGAAAAAGAGAGAGCATGCCGCCAGGCAAGAAGGGTTTCGTCTGGGCTTTGACTGAGAATTCTAAAGCCGCCTTCATCTGCAATACGTAGAGCCTCCGGGGCCTTGCCGAGCAGATGAAAAAGACGGCTGAGAATCAGCGTTGTGGGGTTGAGCTGTGAAAAAAGAATCTCGACGGGGGTCATTCGAAGGCTAAAAACGGCAAAAACTGCCGCCACTACGGCAAGATATCCGGCTGCGTAAAGAGCGACATTTTTTAGAGGTTTGGGATTAAAAAATAAAAAAATCGCCGCGGAAAGCGGCAGATAGAGGGCCGGTTGACGAACATAAAAGGCAAGGGCGGCAGCTGCGCCGCTGATGACAAGCAAAGCCGGACGTCCCTCTTTTAGGCTTTTTGCCAAAAGATACATACTGACGAGGCCCAAAAGGATCGTCAGCGGCTCGGTTTTGACCACCGTGGACCAAACGAGATTCAAAGGAAGAAAAAGCCATAAAATTGCCGCAATCTTGCCAGTCCGCTTGTCGAAAAGCATGTTGCAGAAAAAGTATAAAACCGCTGCGGTTGCGAGCGACGAAAACAACGGCAGCAGCCGTCCGACCCAAAGATGCCTGCCGCCGATGCCGACAAACAACGCCAATAAAGCCACATAAAAGGGCTGTCGCGAGCTGAAATCGGCTACCGGCCACAACCCCTGCAGCAGCAAATGGGCGTCGAGAAGATGCGCGCCTTCATCTGGATTAATCCACCGCAACGGCAAAAGCGCTGCCCTCAGGAGGAAACCGCCTGCAAAAAATAAAGGAAGATCGGTCCGATCCTCATTTAATCTCAGTGCTTTATAGATATTCATTTCAAACAAACTCGTTAATGATCTG
This window harbors:
- a CDS encoding glycosyltransferase family 39 protein; the protein is MNIYKALRLNEDRTDLPLFFAGGFLLRAALLPLRWINPDEGAHLLDAHLLLQGLWPVADFSSRQPFYVALLALFVGIGGRHLWVGRLLPLFSSLATAAVLYFFCNMLFDKRTGKIAAILWLFLPLNLVWSTVVKTEPLTILLGLVSMYLLAKSLKEGRPALLVISGAAAALAFYVRQPALYLPLSAAIFLFFNPKPLKNVALYAAGYLAVVAAVFAVFSLRMTPVEILFSQLNPTTLILSRLFHLLGKAPEALRIADEGGFRILSQSPDETLLAWRHALSFSALILLPAIGILIRPPFCRSPINVRLFSGIWMGVVTALYLFQSAHRGYYSQYFTEALPPLVLLTACAFNDDDLWSLGSFKKITSIAVAVFMVLAVGAKICSLYSFNLIKSYLIIAVVMTAIILYFVRYYGIHSGSFNKTTAGYGLILLILLLETAGMKLQWGSESFVLFIFNIGFIFILILVANEAPLLNLSLFGFFLTAFTSGMVLGPRYESVWSTQTLKECTTVLRREASKDDQVLSGAGIWTFEAGLRPFLNSPHPTEFQLKKRADFERIFLAKPPSFIIVDGYTERKFNRYWEFLQERMAIDYERIATLTGSKSIVQVYRYRGAGKPLPDLISEVRP